A stretch of the Filimonas lacunae genome encodes the following:
- a CDS encoding MarR family winged helix-turn-helix transcriptional regulator encodes MNCAQSNFVLSNLINMDLLKLENQICFPLYAASRQMTALYRPLLEELDLTYPQYLVMMVLWEHQEITVRQLGDILLLDSGTLTPLLKRMEEKGWVARVRSSEDERVVNISLTAAGKKLKQKAKTVPERLVCNTGMEEGELKQLRELLYKMLTQITQD; translated from the coding sequence ATGAATTGTGCACAATCTAATTTTGTGCTATCGAACCTGATCAATATGGATTTGCTGAAACTGGAAAATCAGATATGTTTCCCCTTATATGCCGCCTCCCGGCAGATGACAGCCTTGTACAGACCTTTGCTGGAAGAGTTGGATTTAACGTATCCGCAATACCTGGTAATGATGGTGTTGTGGGAGCATCAGGAGATAACAGTAAGGCAATTGGGGGATATTCTGTTACTGGATAGTGGTACTTTAACACCACTGTTAAAAAGAATGGAGGAGAAGGGATGGGTAGCGAGGGTAAGAAGCAGTGAGGATGAGCGGGTGGTAAATATATCATTGACGGCAGCGGGAAAAAAACTGAAACAGAAAGCGAAAACGGTACCTGAAAGGCTGGTTTGTAACACCGGTATGGAAGAGGGGGAGTTGAAGCAGCTGAGGGAGCTGTTATATAAAATGCTTACACAAATTACACAGGATTAA
- a CDS encoding organic hydroperoxide resistance protein yields the protein MLEVIYTAHAKATGGRNGHVESSDGLLNLDVKMPKELGGPGGATNPEQLFAAGYAACFDSALSLVIRTQKVEAGVTTVNAAVSIGKNEAGGFGLAVTLQVNVPGVSEQLAKELVEKAHGVCPYSNATRGNVEVTLQVTNQA from the coding sequence ATGTTAGAAGTAATATACACTGCGCATGCTAAAGCAACAGGTGGCAGAAACGGACATGTAGAAAGCTCAGACGGTTTGCTGAACCTGGATGTAAAGATGCCTAAAGAATTGGGTGGCCCTGGTGGTGCTACCAACCCGGAACAATTGTTTGCGGCGGGTTATGCTGCTTGTTTTGACAGCGCTTTGAGCCTGGTGATACGTACACAAAAAGTAGAAGCAGGCGTTACCACGGTAAATGCTGCCGTGAGTATAGGTAAAAACGAAGCGGGCGGTTTTGGACTGGCGGTTACCTTACAGGTAAATGTGCCAGGGGTGAGCGAGCAACTGGCTAAAGAACTGGTAGAGAAGGCGCATGGGGTTTGTCCTTATTCCAATGCTACCCGTGGTAATGTAGAAGTAACCCTGCAGGTAACTAACCAGGCATAA
- a CDS encoding GNAT family N-acetyltransferase, giving the protein MSTSANVPLLDNPIWNALNTGNALLSFGNDRVKYFDLSVSPFVGMRENTAAGFALLNEMAPEDRAFILFASEKVDFPAPWKVTLEMPLFQMVCNNPEAYIQAGEGFIELETEHVSDMLELTKLTNPGPFNSNTIDFGSYTGIYREKQLVAMAGWRMQPRPYIEVSAVCTHPDHLGKGYAGMLIREQMKRIVAQGCLPFLHVKKENSGAIRLYEKLGFGIRSEITAWVFRRMQ; this is encoded by the coding sequence ATGAGTACAAGCGCTAACGTTCCTCTATTAGATAATCCCATCTGGAATGCCCTGAATACAGGCAATGCTTTGTTGTCTTTCGGTAATGACAGGGTGAAATATTTTGATCTTTCTGTTTCGCCTTTTGTGGGCATGCGTGAAAATACCGCAGCTGGTTTTGCATTGCTGAATGAAATGGCGCCGGAAGACAGGGCGTTTATTTTGTTTGCATCGGAAAAGGTGGATTTTCCCGCTCCATGGAAAGTTACGCTGGAGATGCCTTTATTCCAGATGGTGTGTAACAATCCCGAAGCATATATACAGGCCGGAGAAGGATTTATAGAACTGGAAACAGAACATGTGTCCGATATGTTGGAACTTACCAAATTAACCAACCCTGGGCCATTTAACAGCAATACCATTGATTTTGGCAGTTATACAGGCATTTACCGGGAGAAGCAGCTGGTGGCAATGGCGGGCTGGCGGATGCAGCCACGTCCTTATATAGAAGTAAGTGCGGTGTGTACACATCCGGATCATTTAGGGAAAGGTTATGCCGGTATGCTGATACGGGAACAGATGAAAAGAATTGTGGCACAGGGGTGTCTCCCGTTTTTGCATGTAAAAAAGGAAAATTCGGGTGCCATCCGTTTATACGAGAAACTGGGCTTTGGCATACGAAGTGAAATAACGGCCTGGGTGTTCAGACGTATGCAATAA
- a CDS encoding M1 family metallopeptidase, translating into MKIVTLVIIISLACGNLHAQLPVPLNIQKTYTQGTRSASGQPGTKYWQNRADYRIDVQFNPATRIITGKEEIAYVNNSPDTLQRLLFKLYPNYYQQGSARDSRILPADATEGVEIKQLKVNGEDKKFRIDGTNMSLGINRCKPKDTLHVAVQFSYTLNKHSHMRTGEVDSGSCFVAYFFPRIAVYDDIDGWNKIAYTGTEEFYNDFCHFNASVTVPAQYVVWATGNLQNSAEVLSPVIKQRLDKAEISNDIITVIDSADIKAGSITPAHENTWKFEADDVTDFVFATSNHYMWHSTSLVVDAATQRRTRVDVAFNPIHADFFEVIDYARQTVDAMSYRFPKWPFPYPHETIFDGLDQMEYPMMVNDNPVKDKASCIELTDHEIFHTMFPFYMGINETKYGWMDEGWATIGEWLISPMIDTANKDDYGIGAYSSLGGTESDVPIAQLSTQNDETSYFLNAYAKPAMAYLYVKEMLGDSLFLKGLHYYIQQWHGKHPMPFDFFNCMNTGSGKDLNWFWKRWFFDNGYADITLQKLTQKNKQATITVKNTGGKPVPVVATVTYADGSTWVVRKTIACWEKDSVTTLSFPAVKKVAKVVLGDLHVSDYNKADNEWVQP; encoded by the coding sequence ATGAAAATAGTTACGCTTGTTATTATTATCAGCCTGGCATGTGGCAACCTGCATGCCCAGCTACCGGTTCCTTTAAACATTCAGAAAACCTACACGCAGGGAACGCGCTCTGCTTCGGGGCAACCGGGTACGAAATACTGGCAAAACAGGGCGGATTATCGTATTGATGTTCAATTCAATCCTGCCACCCGTATCATCACCGGCAAAGAAGAAATTGCTTATGTCAATAACAGTCCTGATACATTACAGCGATTATTATTTAAGCTGTATCCCAACTATTACCAGCAGGGTAGTGCGCGTGATTCCCGCATTTTACCGGCAGATGCCACAGAAGGCGTGGAAATTAAACAATTGAAGGTAAATGGAGAAGATAAGAAATTTAGAATAGATGGTACCAATATGTCGCTGGGTATTAACCGGTGTAAGCCTAAAGATACCTTGCATGTAGCCGTGCAGTTTTCTTATACATTAAACAAGCATTCGCATATGCGCACGGGCGAAGTGGATAGTGGTTCGTGCTTTGTGGCTTATTTTTTTCCACGTATTGCGGTGTATGACGATATAGACGGCTGGAACAAAATTGCTTATACCGGTACAGAAGAGTTTTATAACGATTTTTGTCATTTCAATGCTTCTGTTACCGTGCCTGCACAGTACGTGGTGTGGGCTACAGGCAACTTGCAGAACAGTGCAGAGGTATTATCGCCTGTTATTAAACAGCGGCTGGATAAAGCAGAGATAAGCAACGATATTATTACCGTAATAGATAGTGCAGATATTAAAGCAGGTAGTATTACTCCTGCACATGAAAACACCTGGAAGTTTGAAGCGGATGATGTAACTGATTTTGTATTTGCTACCAGCAATCATTATATGTGGCATAGCACCAGCCTGGTAGTGGATGCAGCTACACAAAGACGCACCCGGGTAGATGTAGCGTTTAATCCCATACATGCCGATTTTTTTGAGGTGATTGATTATGCGCGACAAACAGTGGATGCCATGAGCTACCGTTTTCCTAAATGGCCTTTTCCTTATCCGCACGAAACTATTTTTGACGGGCTGGATCAGATGGAATATCCCATGATGGTGAATGATAACCCGGTAAAGGATAAAGCCAGTTGTATAGAGCTGACAGATCATGAAATATTTCATACCATGTTCCCTTTTTACATGGGTATTAATGAAACCAAATATGGCTGGATGGATGAAGGCTGGGCTACCATTGGAGAATGGCTGATATCGCCCATGATAGACACTGCCAATAAAGATGATTATGGTATTGGCGCTTATAGCTCGTTGGGAGGAACTGAATCGGATGTACCAATTGCGCAGCTATCTACGCAGAATGACGAAACTTCTTATTTCCTGAATGCATATGCCAAGCCCGCCATGGCGTATTTATATGTAAAGGAAATGCTGGGCGACAGTTTGTTTTTGAAAGGGCTGCACTACTATATTCAGCAATGGCATGGTAAGCACCCTATGCCTTTTGATTTTTTCAATTGCATGAACACAGGCTCGGGCAAAGACCTGAACTGGTTTTGGAAGCGCTGGTTCTTTGATAATGGTTATGCGGATATTACCCTGCAAAAACTGACACAGAAGAACAAACAGGCTACGATTACTGTGAAAAACACAGGGGGGAAACCGGTGCCGGTGGTGGCTACTGTTACTTATGCAGATGGCAGCACATGGGTAGTGAGAAAAACGATAGCCTGCTGGGAAAAGGACAGTGTTACTACGCTTAGTTTTCCTGCGGTGAAAAAGGTGGCCAAAGTTGTATTAGGCGATTTACATGTGTCGGATTATAACAAAGCAGATAATGAGTGGGTGCAACCTTAG
- a CDS encoding GntR family transcriptional regulator, with amino-acid sequence MMNHTLFSSADRIPLPKQIARHIAMQIDNDELQQGQILLSINEFSARYKVARDTVEKAYKELKAAGYIISVRNKGYFVSGKANVRKKILLIFNKLSSYKKEVYYGFLETVGDKAAVDLQVHHYNAGLLKEIISSTAGNYHHYVLMPHFDKKEPKKKILDIIREIPADKLLLLDKKVPELKGVKTVYQDFKKDIYEALLSANDLLKKYKAITIVFPSDSNHPVEIISGIEEYCHTSKKKFQVVHEVNGMQLVRGTVYIFITEKDMAEIIKQVKHTALKPGADMGIISFNETVLKELLDITVITTDFEQMGKTAAELLLNNTIAQVRNPFRMIRRASL; translated from the coding sequence ATGATGAATCATACCCTCTTCAGCAGTGCAGACAGGATACCGCTGCCCAAACAAATAGCCAGGCATATTGCGATGCAAATTGATAATGATGAACTGCAGCAGGGGCAGATATTATTATCCATCAACGAGTTTAGTGCCCGCTATAAAGTAGCCCGGGATACGGTAGAAAAAGCCTATAAAGAGCTAAAAGCAGCCGGTTATATTATCAGTGTGCGCAATAAAGGATATTTTGTATCGGGGAAGGCCAATGTTCGCAAAAAGATTCTGCTGATATTTAACAAGTTAAGCAGCTATAAAAAGGAAGTATATTATGGATTCCTGGAAACAGTGGGAGATAAGGCAGCTGTAGACCTGCAGGTTCATCATTATAATGCAGGCCTGTTAAAGGAAATTATCTCCAGCACGGCAGGCAATTATCATCATTATGTGCTGATGCCGCATTTTGATAAAAAAGAGCCTAAGAAGAAAATATTGGATATTATTCGGGAGATACCTGCCGATAAACTGTTGTTACTGGATAAAAAAGTGCCTGAGTTGAAGGGAGTTAAAACAGTGTATCAGGATTTTAAAAAGGATATTTATGAAGCCCTGTTATCGGCTAATGATCTATTAAAAAAATACAAGGCCATTACTATTGTGTTTCCTTCAGATAGCAACCACCCTGTGGAAATTATCAGTGGTATAGAAGAGTATTGTCATACGTCGAAAAAGAAATTCCAGGTAGTACATGAGGTAAATGGCATGCAGCTGGTGCGCGGCACCGTATATATCTTCATTACAGAAAAGGATATGGCCGAGATTATTAAACAGGTGAAACATACTGCGCTAAAACCAGGTGCGGATATGGGGATCATTTCCTTTAATGAAACTGTATTAAAAGAATTGCTGGATATTACAGTGATTACCACCGATTTTGAGCAGATGGGTAAAACGGCAGCAGAATTATTACTGAATAATACTATTGCACAGGTGCGTAACCCCTTTAGAATGATCCGCCGGGCGTCTCTCTGA
- a CDS encoding helix-turn-helix domain-containing protein yields MYSHTANASLPNISSTATIVDTAPPGHLHQHFEIRKLETAADAAYKLVEKQLLQHFELVWCLEGEGMVYADGKTGHLNAQQLYVLVPGQQRHYQLQLVEKGYYIRFSPDFLYLANSGADMESIWRKAQFSRCLVNMQVKGEMLRLLEMVIASIRKELQHDLQLRTEITSGLVNLMLIYITRQLHEAVAEVVVTREAALVQQFLAMAREHFLTRKKVADYAAELNVTPNYLNTAVKNITGLTASYQIQLLIINEAKRQLIYANRSMKEISYYLGFDNVAHFSKYFKSKTGVNFTCFKKELA; encoded by the coding sequence ATGTACAGCCACACCGCCAATGCTTCTTTACCAAATATATCATCCACGGCCACTATTGTTGATACCGCCCCGCCCGGGCATTTACACCAGCATTTTGAAATCAGAAAACTGGAAACTGCAGCTGATGCAGCCTATAAATTAGTAGAAAAGCAGCTTTTACAACATTTTGAATTGGTATGGTGCCTGGAAGGCGAGGGCATGGTGTATGCAGATGGTAAAACGGGGCATTTGAATGCGCAGCAATTGTATGTGCTGGTGCCGGGGCAACAACGGCATTACCAGCTACAGTTGGTGGAAAAAGGCTATTATATCCGTTTTTCGCCCGATTTTCTATACCTGGCTAATAGTGGTGCCGATATGGAAAGCATTTGGCGTAAGGCGCAGTTTAGCAGGTGTTTGGTGAATATGCAGGTTAAGGGAGAAATGCTCAGACTGCTGGAAATGGTGATTGCCAGCATTAGAAAAGAGTTACAGCATGATTTACAGTTACGTACAGAAATTACCAGTGGGCTGGTAAACCTGATGCTGATATATATTACCCGGCAATTGCATGAAGCAGTGGCAGAAGTAGTGGTAACCAGGGAAGCGGCATTGGTTCAGCAATTTCTGGCAATGGCACGGGAGCATTTTTTAACACGGAAAAAAGTGGCAGATTATGCGGCTGAACTAAATGTTACCCCCAACTATCTGAATACAGCTGTGAAAAACATTACCGGCTTAACGGCGAGTTATCAGATACAACTGTTAATTATTAACGAGGCCAAACGGCAATTGATTTACGCTAATCGTAGTATGAAGGAAATATCCTACTACCTGGGATTTGATAATGTGGCGCATTTTAGCAAATACTTCAAATCAAAAACAGGGGTAAACTTCACCTGTTTTAAAAAAGAACTGGCATAA
- a CDS encoding RNA polymerase sigma factor gives MFTKQTNNEQELLHQLALDNEAAFTEIYHQYWRLLFSVAANKLGSAVDAEEMVQEVFADLWRRRRELRIDISLKSYLAAAVKFQVYTFMSKKHRQEQHHAAYAQPDIQTITPEEELHSKQLLQQLYDITLQLPDKCRLVYQLSREEGYSNKEIAEKLSISEKTVESQMTKALKRLRGGFKLLFTYLLSL, from the coding sequence GTGTTTACAAAGCAAACAAATAACGAGCAGGAACTATTGCATCAACTGGCCCTGGACAACGAAGCGGCCTTTACTGAGATTTACCATCAATACTGGCGGTTATTGTTTTCTGTGGCAGCTAATAAGCTGGGCAGTGCAGTGGATGCAGAGGAAATGGTACAGGAAGTATTTGCCGATTTGTGGCGTCGCAGAAGAGAGTTGCGTATAGATATTTCCCTGAAATCGTACCTGGCCGCTGCCGTTAAGTTCCAGGTGTATACTTTCATGAGTAAAAAACACCGGCAGGAGCAACACCACGCCGCTTATGCGCAGCCTGATATTCAAACCATTACTCCCGAAGAAGAGCTGCACAGCAAACAATTACTACAACAATTATATGATATTACGTTGCAGCTTCCCGATAAATGCCGGCTGGTTTACCAGTTAAGCAGGGAGGAAGGCTATTCTAATAAAGAAATTGCCGAAAAACTATCTATTTCAGAAAAAACGGTGGAATCGCAAATGACCAAGGCCCTGAAGCGGCTGCGGGGTGGTTTTAAACTGTTATTCACCTACTTACTGTCGTTGTAA
- a CDS encoding FecR family protein: MSEQTHYTNSYYNELAHKWSTGTITAEERQILEQWYSQEQDAAVTVPAELAVSEAVHEAQLLQKIQQRIAAEHSATPVRTLRSRNYWWAAAAVILLLCAGGYIWQTQTRQQQVPTAKVKVQDIAPGKAGAILTLADGSTMVLDSMPNGVITTQQGTQVVLKNGQLAYQQAAGSATATGSNTITTPRGRQFVIALQDGTNVWLNAASSLTFPTAFTGKDRVVSVTGEAYFEVAKTGTGAVNRPFKVKVNNQAEVEVLGTQFNVNAYADEAGMQTTLLQGAVRISANNDSKVLKPGQAAKIPAGNTAGITVVKHADTEQAIAWKNGSFYFKERTGIEEVMRQLSRWYDVEVVYVDGIPNAVFTGEMERTLSLMQMIKGLDNMGVRFTIEGRKLLVSSDSK, encoded by the coding sequence GTGTCTGAGCAAACCCATTATACTAACAGCTATTACAACGAACTGGCCCATAAATGGTCTACCGGCACTATTACAGCTGAGGAAAGACAAATACTGGAGCAGTGGTACAGCCAGGAGCAGGATGCTGCCGTAACTGTACCAGCTGAGCTGGCTGTTAGTGAAGCGGTTCACGAAGCACAACTACTGCAAAAAATACAACAACGTATTGCTGCAGAACATTCCGCAACGCCTGTTCGAACACTCCGGTCCCGTAATTACTGGTGGGCTGCTGCCGCTGTTATATTGCTGCTGTGCGCAGGTGGCTATATATGGCAAACGCAAACCAGGCAACAACAGGTACCCACTGCAAAGGTGAAAGTGCAGGATATTGCACCAGGCAAAGCAGGTGCTATACTCACACTGGCGGATGGTAGCACAATGGTACTGGACAGTATGCCTAACGGAGTAATTACTACACAGCAGGGCACGCAGGTGGTGTTGAAAAATGGCCAGCTGGCTTATCAGCAGGCTGCCGGAAGCGCTACAGCAACAGGCAGCAACACGATTACCACGCCTAGGGGCAGACAGTTTGTAATTGCCTTACAGGATGGTACGAATGTTTGGTTGAACGCTGCCAGCTCGTTAACTTTTCCCACCGCATTTACCGGGAAAGACAGGGTGGTTTCTGTAACAGGGGAAGCTTATTTTGAAGTAGCGAAAACCGGTACAGGAGCTGTTAACCGGCCTTTTAAGGTAAAGGTGAACAACCAGGCTGAGGTGGAAGTGCTGGGTACGCAGTTTAACGTAAATGCTTATGCGGACGAAGCAGGTATGCAAACTACACTGTTACAAGGTGCGGTGCGTATATCGGCTAATAACGACAGCAAGGTGTTGAAACCCGGACAAGCTGCTAAAATACCTGCCGGCAATACAGCAGGCATTACAGTAGTGAAGCATGCAGACACAGAACAGGCCATTGCCTGGAAAAACGGTAGTTTTTATTTTAAAGAGAGAACTGGCATAGAAGAAGTGATGCGTCAATTATCACGCTGGTACGATGTAGAAGTGGTGTATGTTGATGGCATACCCAACGCTGTATTCACCGGTGAAATGGAACGCACACTTAGTTTAATGCAAATGATTAAAGGTCTGGACAACATGGGGGTAAGGTTTACCATCGAGGGCAGGAAGCTGCTGGTGAGTTCAGATTCTAAGTAA
- a CDS encoding SusC/RagA family TonB-linked outer membrane protein: MAHCFLLKRTFTTKMLGLFIAAMLAGVVGMAQTINYTGDKVSVEKLLGVIKQQTGYSVMFNPDLLSKANPVTIEAHAMPLKEFLDKILAGNTLSYTIENKTIFIKKGVDHSKMDHSKMDHSGMAMMRIFKVRGKVVDENGKPLSGVSVSLDNSSFGIATDVKGNFELEDVKKISTITFNHLGYLKSTVSIAACCTDGSTLPAGVNASVANDNVTMTINVAMTADVKSLDDISVVNNGFQVVTRERSTAAAAKVTNAELNTQLNTNLSSALEGKAAGLSMYRGQPLLRGVGTFSQEVGTQPLLVIDGLPTGGDLNSINIYDVESVTLLKDAAATSIYGAVAANGVLVITTKRANKGSTQVSINADYFISTKPDMDKMHYATTGQMLDYETDVYNFKRKAYSGTTSEFFNSFGYIDNAGKLNNSISYYSPLYDLYRKQNDGKVTSAQVDSTLSQWRNNDFINEYTQKVWRNEVKRRYNLAVSSATDKNNSYFSINYEGNQLRTIYNKNDNVNLYLKNTFTPVKWLSATVGINGYYTDAVETNTSYNDYMIQPRYAAMEDASGKKVYADYIKTSDALNSNIAAYLATSSNFKNTRFNLLDEIGKGLTKTKALRLRAFTDINVKLPAGFSYNMKLQYETNKTEETTYDEADSYVMRMLYNRYTYYNSTALTWNHAIPDGARLTRLNPTSRNYTFRNQLNYFKQFNTAGKNSDITALVGTEIRESASNTGNTSVLYGFNPVTLASTTVDWNTISVTGINTFLYGTSRASYIPANYDQTIHRFFSMYGNAGYTFDGKYNLTGSVRVDQADLFGTDPKYRYRPMWSAGGGWNVTQEEFMRRIHWVDYLKVRVTYGIAGSVDRSSSPFIVGAAKSDKLYTGLQYTDISDLPNPKLRWEKTTTTNLGLDYTLFHNKLTGSIDYYVKRGSDLFATVALDPTVGASSMRINNGIISNKGIEVKIGSDWLKKKDLVLTSTFIIAFNKSNVVTTGAITTSAYDRIGSPTVYYEANTPYNSVYAYKFANITNGYPTFYDEKGTNNVTFATDGTPTVKQISSVSAISRVGTFIPVFNGSFQQGVFYKGFQLNALFAFYGGHKLRKDVVSLDGYDQTDRAIANRWSESNPDGLRLQIDYPTTASTSAAGNLSQYYRYSDVNIASASFVRLRNISLSYTLPVQVCRQLHMKGVKFTAQANNLWLWSAVGNDIDPETYSLSSGTRSVPTSKTFLFGASLTL, from the coding sequence ATGGCACATTGTTTTTTGTTGAAGCGAACGTTTACTACCAAAATGCTGGGGCTGTTTATAGCAGCGATGCTGGCAGGTGTAGTGGGCATGGCGCAAACCATTAACTACACGGGTGATAAAGTATCCGTTGAAAAATTATTAGGTGTTATCAAGCAGCAGACCGGTTATTCAGTAATGTTTAACCCCGACCTGTTAAGCAAGGCCAACCCGGTAACCATTGAGGCGCACGCGATGCCCTTAAAAGAATTCCTGGATAAAATTCTGGCAGGTAACACCCTTTCCTACACGATTGAAAACAAGACCATATTTATTAAAAAAGGGGTTGACCATTCCAAGATGGACCATTCTAAAATGGACCACAGCGGCATGGCCATGATGCGTATTTTTAAAGTGCGTGGTAAGGTAGTAGATGAGAATGGCAAACCTTTATCCGGTGTTTCTGTTTCACTGGACAATTCTTCTTTTGGCATTGCTACAGATGTAAAAGGAAATTTTGAACTGGAAGATGTAAAGAAAATTTCTACTATAACGTTTAATCATTTAGGTTATTTAAAAAGTACTGTGTCTATAGCGGCCTGCTGCACTGATGGAAGTACTTTGCCTGCTGGTGTAAATGCCTCTGTTGCAAACGATAATGTAACAATGACTATCAATGTTGCGATGACGGCTGATGTGAAATCACTGGATGATATTTCAGTGGTAAACAACGGTTTCCAGGTGGTAACCAGGGAGCGCAGTACCGCAGCGGCTGCGAAAGTGACTAATGCAGAACTGAATACACAGCTGAATACAAACCTTTCCAGCGCATTGGAAGGCAAAGCAGCAGGGTTGAGCATGTATCGCGGACAGCCTTTGTTAAGAGGGGTAGGCACCTTTTCTCAGGAAGTAGGTACGCAGCCCTTACTGGTAATTGATGGATTGCCTACGGGCGGTGATTTAAACAGCATCAATATTTATGATGTAGAATCTGTTACTTTATTGAAAGATGCCGCTGCTACCTCTATTTATGGTGCTGTTGCGGCAAACGGTGTGTTGGTTATTACTACCAAGCGGGCAAACAAGGGTAGCACCCAGGTAAGTATTAATGCTGATTATTTTATCAGCACTAAGCCTGATATGGATAAAATGCATTATGCTACTACCGGACAAATGCTGGATTATGAAACTGATGTATATAATTTCAAGAGAAAAGCATATTCCGGTACTACTTCTGAATTTTTTAATTCATTTGGCTATATTGATAATGCTGGAAAGCTAAATAACAGCATTAGTTACTACTCCCCTCTATATGATTTGTATCGTAAGCAGAATGATGGTAAAGTAACCAGTGCGCAGGTTGATAGCACATTGAGTCAATGGAGAAATAATGATTTTATAAATGAGTATACACAGAAAGTGTGGCGTAACGAAGTGAAACGACGTTATAATCTTGCTGTAAGCTCAGCTACTGATAAAAATAACTCCTATTTTTCTATCAACTACGAAGGCAATCAGTTACGTACTATTTATAATAAAAATGATAATGTTAACCTGTATCTGAAAAATACTTTTACCCCGGTAAAATGGTTAAGTGCCACTGTAGGTATAAATGGATACTATACGGATGCTGTTGAAACCAATACCAGTTACAATGATTACATGATACAGCCACGTTACGCGGCAATGGAAGATGCCAGTGGTAAAAAGGTATACGCTGATTACATTAAAACCAGTGATGCGCTCAATTCTAATATTGCAGCTTACCTTGCTACCAGCAGTAATTTTAAAAATACAAGGTTCAACTTGCTGGATGAAATAGGTAAAGGACTTACTAAAACCAAAGCCTTACGTTTAAGAGCGTTTACAGACATTAACGTTAAACTACCAGCTGGTTTTTCGTATAATATGAAGCTTCAGTACGAAACGAATAAAACGGAAGAAACCACTTATGATGAAGCTGATTCTTATGTAATGCGGATGCTGTATAACAGGTATACTTATTATAACAGCACGGCTCTTACCTGGAACCATGCCATACCGGATGGAGCCAGATTAACACGCTTGAACCCTACGTCAAGGAATTATACTTTCAGAAATCAGTTGAATTATTTCAAGCAGTTTAATACGGCTGGAAAAAACAGCGACATTACTGCACTGGTAGGTACTGAAATAAGAGAGTCAGCCAGTAATACAGGCAATACTTCTGTTCTGTACGGCTTTAATCCTGTAACACTCGCTTCCACAACAGTAGACTGGAATACTATTAGTGTAACTGGTATTAACACTTTTTTATATGGTACAAGTCGCGCCTCTTATATTCCTGCCAACTACGATCAAACTATTCATCGCTTCTTCTCTATGTATGGTAATGCTGGTTATACTTTTGACGGGAAATATAACCTTACCGGTAGTGTAAGAGTAGACCAGGCTGACTTGTTTGGCACCGATCCCAAGTATCGCTATCGCCCGATGTGGTCGGCAGGTGGTGGCTGGAACGTTACCCAGGAAGAGTTTATGAGACGTATTCACTGGGTTGATTATTTAAAAGTAAGAGTTACGTATGGTATAGCAGGTAGTGTAGACAGATCCTCTTCACCTTTCATTGTAGGTGCTGCAAAAAGCGATAAGTTGTATACTGGGCTGCAATACACAGATATATCTGATTTGCCTAACCCTAAATTACGTTGGGAAAAAACTACTACTACCAACCTGGGGTTGGATTATACCCTTTTTCATAATAAATTAACTGGTAGTATTGATTATTATGTTAAAAGAGGAAGTGATTTATTTGCTACGGTAGCATTGGACCCCACTGTAGGCGCTTCTTCCATGAGAATCAATAATGGTATTATATCTAACAAAGGAATTGAAGTGAAAATTGGTTCAGACTGGTTAAAAAAGAAAGACCTGGTTTTAACCTCTACTTTCATTATTGCATTTAACAAAAGTAATGTAGTAACTACCGGGGCCATTACTACCAGCGCTTATGACAGAATTGGTTCTCCTACCGTATACTACGAGGCTAATACCCCTTATAACTCAGTATATGCTTATAAGTTTGCAAATATTACGAATGGCTATCCCACATTTTACGATGAGAAAGGAACCAATAATGTAACCTTTGCCACAGATGGTACCCCTACTGTAAAGCAAATTTCCAGTGTTAGCGCTATCAGCCGTGTAGGTACATTTATTCCTGTGTTTAATGGTTCTTTTCAACAAGGAGTTTTTTACAAAGGTTTCCAGTTAAATGCTTTGTTCGCTTTTTATGGTGGGCATAAATTGAGAAAGGATGTAGTTTCCTTAGATGGATATGATCAAACAGACAGGGCTATAGCGAACAGATGGAGTGAATCTAATCCTGATGGCCTTCGTTTACAGATTGATTATCCTACTACTGCCAGCACATCTGCCGCAGGTAATTTATCCCAATATTACAGGTATTCTGATGTGAATATAGCCAGCGCAAGCTTCGTGCGTTTACGCAATATTTCCTTGTCATATACATTGCCTGTGCAGGTTTGCAGACAATTACATATGAAAGGCGTGAAGTTTACAGCACAGGCAAACAACCTTTGGTTGTGGTCAGCTGTAGGAAATGACATTGATCCTGAAACTTATAGTCTGAGTTCAGGAACAAGAAGTGTTCCTACTTCCAAAACCTTTTTGTTTGGAGCATCCCTTACACTCTAA